A window from Polyodon spathula isolate WHYD16114869_AA chromosome 28, ASM1765450v1, whole genome shotgun sequence encodes these proteins:
- the LOC121301913 gene encoding transmembrane protein 106B-like: MGGSIATLAKSEDLEPGEQDDKSAVLPPKKKSSGTNYQSINGTVSSSYLDKVGRSNMNCPSCQGTGRIPRDQEEHLVALIPYSDQRLKPSRTKLYVCVSVIICLLASALVIFFVFPRTITVTAVGIKSVFVWYPQDAVSMNITNIVEITNDNFYSIHVSSLSLQVMWYETMVGKVKSENITVVKPLSKSQFNYTVGIQVNDPGIHKYCTMSSIKIHTMFFHIQGSVNVLYMARTEQLSLDAYEFVDCGANTTTPYSFNRPGSEQ; encoded by the exons ATGGGGGGCTCCATCGCTACTCTAGCCAAATCTGAGGACCTGGAGCCAGGGGAACAGGATGACAAGTCAGCTGTGTTGCCACCAAAGAAGAAGAGCTCAGGGACCAACTACCAGAGCATCAATGGAACAGTGTCAAGCTCCTACCTAGACAAAGTGGGGCGGAGCAACATGAACTGTCCGTCCTGCCAGGGAACAGGCCGGATCCCCAGGG ATCAAGAGGAACATCTGGTGGCTTTGATCCCATACAGTGACCAGAGGCTTAAACCTAGTCGCAC gaagctgtatgtgtgtgtctctgtgattaTCTGTCTGCTGGCCTCAGCTCTGGTTATCTTCTTTGTGTTTCCCCGGACTATCACAGTGACAGCAGTGGGCATTAAGTCAGTCTTTGTTTGGTACCCACAAGATGCCGTCAGCATGAATATTACA AACATTGTGGAAATCACCAACGATAACTTCTACAGCATTCATGTCTCCAGTCTCAGTCTGCAGGTTATGTGGTATGAAACCATGGTTGGGAAAGTGAAAAGTGAAAATATTACTGTCGTCAAACCTCTCAGCAAGAGCCAG tttaattacaCAGTTGGAATCCAAGTAAATGATCCTGGAATTCA caaATACTGCACGATGTCTTCAATCAAGATTCACACGATGTTTTTTCATATTCA GGGGTCGGTCAATGTTTTATATATGGCCCGCACAGAACAGCTGTCCCTTGATGCCTATGAGTTTGTAGACTGTGGAGCCAACACCACGACCCCATACAGCTTCAACCGTCCTGGCAGTGAGCAGTGA